A genomic stretch from Zeimonas sediminis includes:
- a CDS encoding MFS transporter, with translation MTEARGPGPGEGLRARLVAMLVALLAAAVLAAGAIAVVTFNQAVEPELAKRTRLIGSVVRTELQRALDVGVQLDAMAGLDAYLAETLSRFGEVERIAVVDAAGRTISEAQRAPAPARLHAAGISMLLSRRQNAQAFPIVDGNRLVGEIRIDTRAGFVESRLADVFLDIVVLAMVAVLMAVELAVAIAVLSVGKPLERIQRLLERQAVGDFLHRIGSGGIGSLGRTAQRLNDRAQDLAERLAALPARVRDDVLASREFRIATGRPAMLRLSDVGDIRPALFMFSVATEVSVSFLPVFARAAERPAWLPLEFAAAAPLMAYLVALAVLAPFAGALARRHGPRRLFLASVPPAALALAALGFSDSVPEIVFWRVVMASFYALATIACQEYALRADAGRGATRSIGTFLAVVYAGVFCGSALGGVIAGRFGFGAAFLTGALLAGIAGAIGVVTMRGSAGDPAVAAARGEGDEAPAAGAMLTAAGQMRAGAGGAAAFRFDPRFVALLLGAAVPMSTATAVFVWYLTPLMLAGAGSGPAEIARVVMLYYLPVVLLGAIVTRWADGRIGPKPLVLAGAGGSGVAMLSLTAWHGFWPTVLAVCAFGICHTLMRAPLYTLADRLAGGSPGARSALRLFERAGAIAGLSASAWFLPLAGPQRSIGAMGVVVLAGIGAYALAEIAGRAHTGQGEEGST, from the coding sequence ATGACCGAGGCGCGCGGCCCCGGGCCCGGCGAAGGGCTGCGCGCACGGCTGGTCGCGATGCTCGTCGCGCTGCTGGCCGCGGCGGTCCTGGCGGCCGGAGCGATCGCCGTCGTCACCTTCAACCAGGCGGTCGAGCCCGAGCTCGCCAAGCGCACCCGCCTGATCGGATCGGTCGTGCGAACCGAGCTGCAGCGCGCGCTCGACGTCGGCGTACAGCTCGACGCGATGGCCGGGCTCGACGCCTACCTGGCCGAGACGCTCTCGCGCTTCGGCGAGGTCGAGCGAATCGCCGTCGTCGACGCCGCCGGCCGGACGATCTCCGAGGCTCAGCGCGCGCCGGCGCCGGCGCGACTGCACGCAGCCGGCATCTCGATGCTGCTGTCGCGACGCCAGAACGCACAGGCGTTCCCGATCGTCGACGGCAACCGGCTGGTCGGCGAGATCAGGATCGACACACGCGCCGGCTTCGTCGAGTCGCGCCTGGCCGACGTGTTCCTCGACATCGTCGTGCTGGCGATGGTCGCCGTGCTGATGGCGGTCGAGCTCGCGGTGGCGATCGCCGTGCTGTCGGTCGGCAAGCCGCTCGAGCGCATCCAGCGCCTGCTCGAGCGGCAGGCCGTGGGCGACTTCCTGCACCGGATCGGCTCCGGCGGCATCGGCAGCCTGGGCCGCACGGCGCAGCGGCTGAACGATCGCGCCCAGGACCTCGCGGAGCGCCTGGCCGCGCTGCCGGCGCGGGTGCGCGACGATGTGCTGGCGAGCCGCGAGTTCAGGATCGCCACCGGCAGGCCGGCGATGCTTCGGCTGTCGGACGTCGGCGACATCCGGCCGGCGCTGTTCATGTTCTCGGTGGCCACCGAGGTGTCCGTGTCCTTCCTGCCGGTCTTCGCCCGGGCGGCCGAGCGGCCGGCGTGGCTGCCGCTGGAGTTCGCGGCGGCGGCGCCATTGATGGCCTACCTCGTGGCGCTCGCCGTGCTGGCGCCGTTCGCCGGCGCGCTGGCCCGGCGCCACGGCCCGCGGCGCCTGTTCCTGGCTTCGGTGCCGCCTGCGGCGCTCGCGCTGGCCGCGCTCGGCTTCAGCGACAGCGTCCCCGAGATCGTGTTCTGGCGCGTCGTGATGGCGAGCTTCTACGCGCTGGCGACGATCGCCTGCCAGGAGTACGCGCTGCGAGCCGACGCGGGCCGCGGCGCGACGCGCTCGATCGGCACCTTCCTGGCGGTCGTCTACGCCGGGGTCTTCTGCGGCTCGGCACTCGGCGGCGTGATCGCCGGGCGCTTCGGCTTCGGCGCGGCCTTCTTGACGGGTGCGCTGCTCGCAGGTATCGCCGGAGCGATCGGCGTCGTCACGATGCGCGGCAGCGCCGGCGACCCGGCGGTAGCCGCCGCCCGCGGCGAGGGAGACGAGGCACCCGCGGCCGGAGCCATGCTCACCGCGGCCGGCCAGATGCGTGCGGGGGCCGGCGGCGCAGCCGCATTCCGCTTCGACCCGCGCTTCGTCGCGCTGCTGCTCGGCGCCGCCGTGCCGATGAGCACGGCTACCGCGGTGTTCGTCTGGTACCTGACCCCGCTGATGCTCGCGGGCGCCGGCTCGGGGCCCGCCGAGATTGCACGCGTCGTGATGCTCTATTACCTTCCGGTGGTGTTGCTCGGCGCGATCGTGACCCGCTGGGCCGACGGCCGGATCGGACCGAAGCCGCTGGTGCTCGCGGGCGCCGGCGGATCGGGCGTCGCGATGCTGTCGCTGACCGCGTGGCATGGTTTCTGGCCAACGGTGCTGGCGGTCTGCGCCTTCGGCATCTGCCACACGCTGATGAGGGCGCCGCTCTACACGCTGGCCGACCGGCTGGCCGGAGGCTCGCCCGGGGCGCGCTCGGCGCTGCGGCTGTTCGAACGCGCCGGGGCGATCGCCGGCCTGTCGGCCAGCGCCTGGTTCCTGCCGCTGGCCGGCCCCCAGCGCAGCATCGGTGCGATGGGCGTCGTGGTGCTGGCCGGCATCGGCGCCTATGCGCTGGCGGAGATCGCCGGGCGCGCGCACACGGGCCAAGGGGAAGAAGGATCGACATGA
- a CDS encoding ABC1 kinase family protein, whose product MLWQALGAARDLSRANDIASVLIRYGFGDLVRRIGMAAVLERAGRALHWQSAQELAHLEPPARVRRVLEELGPTFVKLGQILATRVDLFPPEWIEEFGKLQDEAPAVPFDRIREQLVEDLGEAPETAFARLDTEPLAAASLAQVHAATLQDGREVVLKIRRPGIRPVVEADLRLLARLAEVMEAEAPDLRRYHPREVVREFTLSLRRELDFAAECRIAERVAANFADHPEIVVPGIHWQWSGERLNVQDRVDGIPGRDLAAADAAGLDRKLLARRGAEAVLKMMLEDGLFHADPHPGNVFFLPGDRLAFIDFGMVGRLSEDRRWQVAMLLHGLVTGDSATVAEVLLDWRTDAEGEADAARLRHEIDAFVDQYKGVPLKQLDLAAMLSDLLAILREHGLSLPSDLSLMIKAFITLEGMGRQLDPDFDMAAQAQPFLQRVLIEHNSPAAIARRGWRAASGALSLVASLPQDLRELLRAARRGRLNLQVDIASVERLGEKLDRAASRITIGIVTAALIMGTATLLTVVQDPALVGLRTFGLLGFIGAVAGGVWVVVSIWRGRRG is encoded by the coding sequence ATGCTCTGGCAGGCCCTCGGCGCCGCCCGCGACCTGTCGCGGGCCAACGACATCGCGTCGGTCCTGATCCGCTACGGCTTCGGCGACCTGGTCCGCCGGATCGGCATGGCCGCGGTGCTCGAGCGCGCCGGCCGGGCGCTGCACTGGCAGTCCGCGCAGGAGCTGGCCCACCTGGAGCCGCCGGCGCGCGTGCGGCGCGTGCTCGAGGAGCTCGGCCCCACCTTCGTGAAGCTGGGCCAGATCCTCGCCACCCGGGTCGACCTGTTCCCGCCCGAGTGGATCGAGGAGTTCGGCAAGCTGCAGGACGAAGCGCCGGCGGTGCCCTTCGACCGGATTCGCGAGCAGCTCGTCGAGGATCTCGGCGAGGCGCCCGAGACCGCCTTCGCGCGGCTCGACACCGAGCCGCTGGCGGCCGCCTCGCTCGCCCAGGTCCATGCGGCCACGCTGCAGGACGGTCGCGAGGTCGTGCTGAAGATCCGGCGCCCCGGCATCCGGCCGGTGGTCGAGGCCGACCTGCGGCTGCTGGCCCGGCTGGCCGAGGTCATGGAAGCCGAGGCGCCCGACCTGCGGCGCTATCACCCGCGCGAGGTGGTGCGCGAGTTCACGCTGTCTCTGCGCCGCGAGCTCGACTTCGCCGCCGAATGCCGGATCGCCGAGCGCGTGGCCGCCAACTTCGCCGACCACCCCGAGATCGTGGTGCCGGGCATTCACTGGCAGTGGTCTGGCGAGCGGCTGAACGTGCAGGACCGGGTCGACGGCATCCCGGGGCGGGACCTGGCCGCGGCCGACGCGGCGGGGCTCGATCGCAAGCTGCTCGCGCGCCGCGGGGCCGAGGCGGTGCTGAAGATGATGCTCGAGGACGGCCTGTTCCACGCCGATCCGCACCCGGGCAACGTGTTCTTCCTGCCCGGCGACCGGCTCGCCTTCATCGACTTCGGCATGGTGGGCCGCCTGTCCGAGGACAGGCGCTGGCAGGTCGCGATGCTGCTGCACGGCCTGGTCACCGGCGACTCGGCCACCGTGGCCGAGGTGCTGCTCGACTGGCGCACCGACGCCGAGGGCGAGGCCGACGCCGCGCGCCTGCGCCACGAGATCGACGCCTTCGTCGACCAGTACAAGGGCGTGCCGCTGAAGCAGCTCGACCTGGCGGCCATGCTCTCCGACCTGCTCGCGATCCTGCGCGAGCACGGACTGTCCCTGCCTTCCGACCTGTCGCTGATGATCAAGGCCTTCATCACGCTCGAGGGCATGGGGCGCCAGCTCGACCCCGACTTCGACATGGCCGCGCAGGCCCAGCCCTTCCTGCAGCGGGTGCTGATCGAGCACAACTCGCCGGCGGCGATCGCACGGCGCGGCTGGCGGGCCGCCAGCGGCGCGCTGAGCCTTGTCGCGAGCCTGCCTCAGGACCTGCGCGAGCTGCTGCGCGCGGCCCGGCGCGGCCGGCTGAACCTGCAGGTGGACATCGCGTCGGTGGAGCGGCTCGGCGAGAAGCTCGACCGAGCCGCGAGCCGGATCACGATCGGCATCGTGACCGCCGCGCTGATCATGGGCACCGCCACGCTGCTGACCGTGGTCCAGGACCCGGCGCTGGTCGGCCTGCGCACCTTCGGCCTGCTCGGCTTCATCGGCGCGGTGGCGGGCGGCGTGTGGGTCGTGGTGTCGATCTGGCGCGGGCGGCGCGGTTGA
- a CDS encoding LysR family transcriptional regulator, with protein MDIRHLRYFVAVAEEGHMTRAAGRLGIQQPPLSRQIRELEERVGTPLFLRHPKGVEPTRAGSLFLAEARRVLEAMDAMEDRLVRIARGELGSLAIGFTSSAAAHAFTPEVLRECRSRFPEIALAISENNASELTEAVAEKRLDCAFLRVPVSRPTGVRMETLLTEPAIVALPLHHPLAERASDDTPFRLKDFDGQDTILARRPGAPGLYGNLLALCARHRVQPRIVAEVDRMMTNLNLVAAGIGITVVPASMRGAHAHAIRYRPLASPAPLDAPLTLAYRDDDLAGPLGTFVALAREIAARQPDAAEGRALNRAARARSTPRPTRRPPPRR; from the coding sequence ATGGACATCCGACACCTGCGCTATTTCGTCGCCGTGGCCGAGGAAGGCCACATGACCCGCGCCGCGGGCCGCCTCGGCATCCAGCAGCCTCCGCTCAGCCGGCAGATCCGCGAACTCGAAGAGCGGGTCGGCACGCCGCTGTTCCTGCGCCACCCGAAGGGGGTCGAGCCGACCCGCGCCGGCAGCCTGTTCCTCGCCGAGGCGCGTCGCGTGCTCGAGGCAATGGATGCGATGGAGGACCGCCTGGTGCGGATCGCCCGCGGCGAGCTGGGCAGCCTGGCGATCGGGTTCACCAGCTCGGCCGCCGCGCACGCCTTCACGCCCGAGGTGCTGCGCGAGTGCCGCAGCCGCTTCCCCGAGATCGCGCTCGCGATCAGCGAGAACAACGCGTCGGAGCTGACCGAGGCGGTCGCCGAAAAGCGGCTGGATTGCGCGTTCCTGCGGGTGCCGGTGTCGCGCCCGACGGGCGTCCGGATGGAGACGCTGCTGACCGAGCCGGCGATCGTCGCACTGCCGCTGCATCATCCGCTGGCCGAGCGCGCCAGCGACGACACGCCGTTCCGGCTGAAGGACTTCGACGGCCAGGACACGATCCTGGCCCGGCGCCCCGGCGCGCCCGGGTTGTACGGCAACCTGCTGGCGCTCTGCGCGCGCCATCGCGTGCAGCCGAGAATCGTCGCCGAGGTCGACCGGATGATGACCAACCTGAACCTGGTGGCCGCGGGCATCGGGATCACCGTAGTGCCCGCGTCGATGCGCGGCGCGCACGCCCACGCGATCCGCTATCGGCCGCTCGCCTCGCCGGCCCCGCTCGACGCGCCGCTCACCCTCGCCTACCGTGACGACGATCTCGCCGGCCCTCTGGGCACCTTCGTGGCGCTGGCGCGCGAGATCGCGGCCCGGCAGCCGGACGCCGCGGAGGGCCGCGCCCTCAACCGCGCCGCCCGCGCCAGATCGACACCACGACCCACACGCCGCCCGCCACCGCGCCGATGA
- a CDS encoding DUF6781 family protein produces the protein MEQDTSRIENEVKAAVDSDPGEIADKVRSVTLHALSGGALDTASLRAVITAVLKGAQEGVERPGEQRAAALREAVRGLDEALAAAAQATQLAIQEAAGRTGEFSRQGLKTRLDELGSVESLFVDTLAEAARSATGHARETLRALAEHSRASGTAVGGRVQAAVGQLAGALAGAAQEGLEAGARTLRNEAELFAGLAAGVLRGIADRLHSPGDKTGGSSEDCA, from the coding sequence ATGGAACAGGACACGAGCAGGATCGAGAACGAAGTGAAGGCCGCGGTCGACAGCGACCCGGGCGAGATCGCGGACAAGGTGCGCTCGGTGACCCTGCACGCCCTGTCGGGCGGCGCGCTGGACACGGCGAGCCTTCGCGCCGTGATCACGGCGGTGCTGAAGGGCGCGCAGGAAGGCGTCGAGCGCCCTGGCGAGCAGCGGGCCGCGGCGCTGCGCGAAGCGGTGCGCGGGCTCGACGAAGCGCTCGCCGCCGCCGCCCAGGCGACCCAGCTGGCGATCCAGGAAGCCGCCGGCCGGACCGGCGAGTTCTCGCGGCAGGGCCTGAAGACCCGCCTGGACGAGCTCGGCTCGGTCGAGTCGCTGTTCGTCGATACGCTCGCCGAGGCCGCGCGCAGCGCCACCGGCCATGCCCGCGAAACGCTGCGGGCGCTGGCCGAGCATTCGCGCGCCAGCGGCACCGCGGTGGGCGGCCGAGTGCAGGCCGCCGTGGGCCAGCTCGCCGGCGCCCTGGCGGGCGCGGCGCAGGAAGGCCTCGAGGCAGGCGCCCGCACGCTGCGCAACGAGGCGGAGTTGTTTGCCGGGCTCGCGGCCGGCGTGCTGCGCGGCATTGCCGACCGTCTGCACTCGCCGGGCGACAAGACGGGCGGCTCCAGCGAAGACTGCGCCTGA